Part of the Musa acuminata AAA Group cultivar baxijiao chromosome BXJ2-7, Cavendish_Baxijiao_AAA, whole genome shotgun sequence genome is shown below.
CTTGGAAGGTCACAAGACTAAATAAATTTAAGAAACATATATAATGTCATAAATCATGAAAGAATATGGAGGCTGCAATTAACATGGAACATGTGTATATATTACTTTTATTTTGGATAGTAGGAAACATGATGCATGCATCACTATGAGGAAATATGCACCTTACATCTGAAAAATGCAATATTTCTTTCTATTCTAGCTGTTGATTCACAGAGATACATGTATATTCCTCCTGATGGCAAATGAGTGAGTAATTATCAGAACAAAGGCTgtgataaaattttcttttctttgaataCCTAGAAAGATTTATACTAATCTACTTTGTTACCTGGTCATGTTAATTTAGCCAGAAATGCTTGCAGAAGACATTATCTTGCAAAGGAAGGAGGATGGGAAAACTTTAGATGTCTTTTCTTTTTTAGACCTTCTGATGAACTATGGCCATAGACTTCCTTCACCAGATCTAAGTTGTATGGTTATATTAGATATTATAATCGCTGGGAAGTTAAAGCAAAAGTTCAGACAACTTGGTGTGGTAGATTTTCTTAGCAGTTGGAATCATAACCGAGCATCCTCTTAATGCATGCATAGGAATTGCTCTGATGCCTTTTTGTTTTCAAATATGATTATCATTTTCTACAAGGCTTGATGATTGAAGGAAAGTAGTGGTGTAATGGTTGACACCAACATATTACTCATCATTAGGGTACCAAAATTAAATTGTGGCAGAACAGACACTTATATTGCCTCTTTGATATCAAAATCATGGCTCTAAACCTTGATAAAAGCTCAAGTTTCTTGTCACCATAAATTTTCTTAGATATCAAGCTGCCTTTGATGATTATTTTTGCTTAATGTAGAATGTAATGAAATGAAATGCTGTGTGTCTAAAGTGACTATTTGCTTAATGTAGAATGTAATGAAATGCTGGATATCCAGTAAAAAGAATAATACTATGATAGTAAAGCAGCATACAAGCAAATACAAGTGTGATGATGGAGGATTAAGACTACCATAGGTGGCATACTGAAATATATTGTCTATTCAATTCTAAGATGTAATATTTAATCATCAGCCAAATGAAAATGAGAGATTGGAACTTACTGTGACAATCGCAATAACCTGGTGATGATATTCTTGTGGCCTTCCCCTTCCTGAGCGCATACCTCACTCAGACTTCCAAGCCTCACTTCATATTTATCATCAAGAAGAATACTGCTTGCTTGCAGATCTCTACAATgatattttgaatatcttttagatTTTGATGGTAATGCCGTAAAATGCAGTTAACAAATAGCCTTGAGATACTTGATATATAAAAATCATACTGTAGCCAGAGTGAGAGCTTGTATTACTTCAAAATATTTCAGGAATACCTATGAACAATTGGTGGTGAACACTCATGATGCAAGTAGTAAAGGGCCTCAGCAACTCCTATTGCAATCTTCAATCTTTTTATCCAATCCAATGGGTGCAAACCAAGGTATTCCTGCCCGGGTTTCATATGCAATGCAGCAGACAAGTCGTTGTTTGGCACACATTTATACACAAGGAGCTTCTCGTTAGCATTGTCCAAACAATGTCCTAGGAATGGCACCAACCTCTCATGCAAACCCCTGGCAAACAAATCTAATTCCGCTGCAAGATCCTGCTTCCCGAATTTTCGCATATCTATCCTCTTTACCACCACACGAACTCCACCTTCTAAGGTGCCATGGTATAAATCTCCTGAACGTCCATGCTTTATAAGGTTAAATTCACTGAAGTCCGATGTAGCCTGAGCCAGCTGCTCATAGCTGAAAACCTCTCCTACAGCTGACAggttcaacgagatcccagaagGCTGTTTAGAAGGGGAAGCagcttcattaatctccttttgttCAGATTTCTCACGTCGACAGCTTCTCAGGCAGCACACTAAAGTAACTAAGATCCCAAGTCCTAAAGCCCCCCCAGAAGCCACTATCACTATATACATCAATTTCCAATGGCCTTTCTTCTCACCGGAAGTGCTTGAAGGTGCTGGAGGATTAATTGGAGCCATAGCGCTACCTTTAAGTAGTTCCCCCTTGGTATAGAACCTCTCACAATCATCTGGAGTCCTTTGGTTCAGGGCATCACTAATGCAATTCAATCCAAAAGACACATTTTTATTCCTAGTAGCCATCAGAAATGGGCCTTGGAAGTAATTCCCAGAAATATCCACCGATCTAGACCTGGAGAAAAGGATTTGAAATCCAGAAGGGATCGACCCATGGTAAATGTTGTTGGACAGGTTGAGGATGACACTACTGGTATTGACATTGGCAATGCTCGGCGTGAGGTCCGGAAGCATCCCAGTGAGATTATTATAGGAGAAATCAAGAATCTGTAGCTCTGAGAGAGACCAAAGGGAACCCGGTAAGGCACCCGAGAAGTTGTTGTGGCTCAGTCTTACAAAACGAAGCCGGGAGAGGCCGGAGAACAAGCTATCTGTCAGCCCTCCGGTCAATGAGTTGTTGTGCAAGTTCAAAACCTGGAGCTTCCTGAGGTTTCTGAAATCATCGGGGAGTGCGCCGGTGAGGGAGTTGAAGCTGAGATCGAGAGCAATGAGAGAGGAGAGATCACCGAGCTGTGCCGGGATGGACCCGGTGAGGCTGTTGTTGAATAAGTTCAGGCTTTTCAGTGCCGGAAGCGCGCCGAGAGCTAGCGGCACCGTGCCGGAGAGGAAATTTGAGGACAGGTCGAGATACGAGAGGTTGGCGATTGCCACGATGGACTTCGGGATGGAGCCGGTGAGCGCGTTGCAGGAGAGGTCGAGCACCGAGAGGTTTCCTAGCTTCCCCAAGGTCGGTGGGACGTTCCCGGTGATAGCGTTGCCGGCTAGGGAGAGGACAACGAGCCCGGATGTGCCGCCAAGAGAGTACGGGATGGGGCCGACGACCGCGGCGTAGCGGAGGTCGAGCACGGCGAGGGACGGCGGGAGGAGGCGGCCGAACCATTCCGGGATCGGGCCGGGGAGGGCGAACTCGGAGGCGTTGAAGGCCCGGAGCCGGGTGAGGTTACGCAGGCCGTCGACGGCGAAACGGGGATCAAGGCGGCCGAGGCGGGTGCGACGGAGACCGGAGAGGTGGAGGGAGACGACCCGGCCAGCGGAGCAGCGGACCCCGGCCCAGGCGGAGCAGGGGTCAGCGCGGTGGGGCCAGTCCCGGGCGCGAAGCCCAAGCGAACCGCGGAGGCTATAGAGGCCGGCGAGGTCAGACGGCGAGCTGAGGCCCTGGCCGGCGGCCACGCCGAGGAGCGCCGCCAACGCGACGGCGTTTAGGAGGAGCATAGTCCAGGTTTGAACCCAGCGGAGGCCAATGCAGGGCGATCCACGCCAATTCAGGTAGGCCACCACCATCGCGTCGTCGTCGTTTCCCAGCATATAACGTtcatcctccctctctctctctctctctctctctacagttCCACTCAGTCGTTGGCTCGCTGGAGAGTCCTCTCCCCTCACTATTATTTAAGGGGAAAAAAACATCAAGTGGAGGAGAGAGAATTGAAGCAGTGGCATCGACGCTCCGCCCCTTGAACCAATAGATTTTTTTACGGTGGCCGGAAGTGAACTGAATGAGACGGAGCCGTGGGTGGCCCGACTCAACAACCACCATCCCGAAAGTATCATTCCTCGTCCCGCGTAAAAACTGACGGCAACATGATCGAACCAAATCGAACCGATGCAATTGATCGGAATTGAAACCGCCATCAAACTCGGGCCCGCTGATGTCAGATGGATGAGGTCGATTTCGAAAGCGACATGGTCCGACGCAACCGGATAAGAAGCCGAGAAAAGATGGTCGGCTTGCAAGGAAGAATCAAAAAACGAACAATAGGTCGGTCAAAGGACATTTGACGGAGGAGCGAGCCTCAAGCGGGTAGGCCCCATTTCTCTAACTTGGGCGTCCTGCGGGAGTGTGTTTGACTTGACGTGTTAGCTCCACTCGCGGAGTCACTGTGTTTGGTCCACGTTCTAGTTCTTTTCTTCCATATCGGAGCTCCGAAATGATTGCGAGAGACACCCACCCCACCACAATGTACATAGCAACAAATATGGATGGCGATGTGCCAAATCTTCAAAGTATTTAACCTTATTCGATCGGAGTATGTATTGGCATTTCTAATTGAGACGCCAGGGAAAAGAAGGCAGGAAAGTTAGATAAGGAGAAACCTGGATGAAGATTACCTGAAGCTGTGAACACTGGAAGGCCATGGCCACCACTTGGCCACATCCGCCAGCTTCAGACCTTGAAGGACTGCACATGCCAAGTGGAAACCATCAAGGAATTACACATCCGCAAACACAGGGAGAGCTGTGAGAGAGTACGGCAATTTTGAGGGAACGCAAAAGGTGCAGCAACACAACCGGTAGCACCTGTTCCACTAGAAGTTCTACATTACTTGTGCTTGTCCTCCTTCCTGCCTTCTGTTCCTCGGCAACAAAGGCATGTTAGGTAGATGATATGTATCTTGTTCTTCCCCACTCATGGTAGTATGACACAGAGCTCGAAAACTAGAGCATTTAGCATTATTTGGCACGGTTCCAGCTTCTATGATTCTGTCCCTCTCTTTCCAACGCAAAATATACTGTTCATGTAATTGTTAGGGCAACTCTCTAAGTTCCTTGCTTCCATTTCAACTTAGGCTGCATTCAAGATTTTTGCCAAAATGTCCTCCATCAGATTCTAAGCAAAGGTGAAGCAATCAGGGTTCTTAATGCTTCTCCAAAGTTTTTCTGCTTGCAGCTTTCATTGCTTCCAAGAGCAGGGCTGGAACAGCAGAAGTCCCAGACACCGCCTGCAGCCATATTGGTCATTCCTCATAAGAAAACCTGCCCTCTCTGATTCACAAAGGAAACGTCAAGCCCACTTGGAAGGAACAGATGCCAGCGATTCATAATAACAAGTTGAATGCTGCTGGGTACTACTTCCTGTACGTTTTTGCTGGAGGGTCAAACTTTGCTCTGCACATGACAACCATTTTTCTTGTCTCCTTAACAATGTCTGTCTGTCCAGGTTGTTTAAGCAACTGCAGTAGTGAATTACCATCTACAGTACCCTCTCTACATTCCATGGTGTGCGCCAGCAAAACTTCCAAGTTGAGCCATGCAGATCTGCATCACAATGCTTTATGAAATATCTGACATCGATGAATGGCTATTTCATGGTTGCAGATCGCATTAACATTGCACTACCCTGCATTGAAGATGCATTCTGCAGGCATCACATTCAAAACTCAGTTCTGCACCCTGTTACCTGACAGTGTATCCCGACAGTGTATCCCAACGCTGGAATACCAGTAGGAAAAGTCCTGCTCATGCCCGGTACTCCTTGAGCCCAAAGCCCAAAGTGGATTCTTAATGAAAGCCCTGCTAATGGAGAAAACCAGGAAGGAATACACAAGTAATTTTCACTCACTCGGTCTCCAGCCCAAGATCGACTCACGGAGATGGTTGACAATAGCAGAACTCTGCGAAGGGATGGCAATTGCCATACTCTGATTGGGTTCTTTAAAGGTATAAATTCATCGACCAAAATTTCAACAAATAGTGAAATCATAGCCAACTGATAGGTATATTTTGGTATCGCCCGCGTGGACCAGATAAACAAACACGACGATGCAGACATGAAACTTCAAATACGATGTGGCGCACAACACACATGGCGGGCAGCCACTTGTCGCCCTCTCCGTACGAACGACATCATTGTGGTACAGTCATCCCGAAATGCTCAAGGCGACGCCACGCGACACTGATCCGTCAGGTCGGTCGGTGCTCGAATAGAAGCTTAAGTCGACTGTCCGAGGAGCCTGCTGCAATTAATTGACCCATACAACCAACTCATCCTcataggtataaaagctaaccctccttaGTCAGGAGGGGGGAGACTTTTCGCATATTCAACTCACTTTTATTATACTCAATGCTAACTTAAGCTTCGAAGGGGTCGAGTAAGGAAATCCCCCTCTTGACCTCGACCTATGTGCAGGGGCTAGCGATGAAGAAGCAAACAACAAGACTCATAGCCCAACCCGACCCGACGCGCATTTCCGCTTCCCGAGTCTTTGTGTGGGCAACCTTGTACATCCGGGATTGGACCGAGCCATGCTGACTCCTCAGTTACGgcgtaaaggttcaccaacattttagtgctagaaggagggttCGATGTTGCAAGAGTGCCCCCAATTGAGCAACTCGGGAGAGTGCCCCGGAAAAGAGCCACCCCTGACTCACCCGACCTTCAGGTTTGGAGGGCAACTCCCACTTCCTTCGAGCCTAGAATCGAATACCTCAGTTGCGACCCTGAGTCGCTTTTGGTGGCTATTCAATGATCCTCGGATGTCGCCTCCCGAGACCATAATGGGGCAACCTGCTGTCTCAACCTAGGCATTCCTCGACCTCACCCACCAGGTACAAGTGTTAGCTGAGATGATATAGACCATCGCACCCCTTATACCCCAGCTAGCTTAGTAGACAGTTCTCCCCCCATGGTTGTCGCACGTGATCCAATCTACGCTCATCCCTACACCTTGCAATGCCACCCCAATCGACTAGCCACCTCTGGCTCCAGATGGCCACTCCCCAATCGAGAAGACATCGAGACACCCAAGGCCAATAACATGTGCAACGGTCTTGTGCTCAAACGTGTTGCCTCGATCTTCCTCGAAGCCAACACCCTATCGTCCGACTTTGTGGATGAATCGTTCTAAGCCCAGTTGCGGTTGGTGAATCGACGCCTAGATGAGGTTTAAAAGGAATTCCATAAATCCGAGTAGCTCGGGGAAAGTACCTCGGTTGGGTCCCCATTTATCCAAGAAATTTAGGACAAGCCTATCCCCCTCAACTTTCATCTCCCGATGTTGGAGGCCTATAATGGTGGCTCCGATCCAGCAAAGCATGTTGCCACCTTCCGGGCCCAAATGACCATATATAGCACTTCCGACGCCCTGATGTGTCGAGCATTTCCTACCACCCTTCGAGGCCTAGCTCGGATGTGGTATAGTCGATTGAGGCCATCCTCGGTCTCGTCTTTTGATTAGCTTGAAAGGTAACTCAAGCTTCACTTCTTAGTCGGTGCGCGACCTCAACCGTCTGCGGCCATGCTCCTCGAGCTAAGGCAAAAGGAGGatgaatccctctctctctctctctctctctctctctctctctctcttcgtcgcCCACTTTGCTACAAAGATCTGAAGGGTTCCAGATGCCCACCCCTCTTTGGTTATGCAAGTGTTCTTGACGGGCCTACGACCTTCAAGGTTCTTTTGATCGCTGGTCGAGAGACCACTAATGATCAttcccgagatgctccaacgagCCAACCAATATATTGCTACTAAGGCACTAGTGGCAAGAAAGCACGAAGAGTCATACAAGAGGCCCCACCAGGAGCTACCCATGTGAATAGATCGGGGAAAGAAGGCGGCCCACCACAACAAGTTTAGAAGTAGATGAGCCCAAGGTGTGCAGATAAAAAAAGTGGCTCGCTTCAGTGGAGCATGTGCTCGAGTTATAAATCTAGGCCCGAGCAGTGTTGCTTGACTAGTTATGTGTAATCACTCACTGCTTAGTTCATTCAATGTCCGAGCAGCTGCTCGGCCAAACATGGGCtcaagtagtgttgctcggccaagccaATGCTCGAGCTACGTTGCTCGGCAAATCCAGTCCCCAGTGCCCGAGCAGTGTTGCTTAGCCATCGTGTGCAATCTTTCGCTGCTTAGTTCATTCAATGTTTAAGTAGTTTCTTGGTCAAACATGggctcgagtagtgttgctcgaccaAGCCAATGCTCGAGCTACTTTGCTCGGCCAATCCAATCCCCAGTGCCCGAGCAGTGTTGCTCGACCAGTCATGTGCAATCTGTCACCACTCAGTTCATTCAATGTTTGAGTAGTTGCTTAGCCAAATAtgggcccgagtagtgttgctcggccatcCAGTCCCCAGTGCTCGAGTAGTGTGTCTCAATCAGTCATGTGCAATCAGTCACTGCTCAATTCAGTCAATATTCAAGCAGTTGCTCAACCAAACATGGACccaagtagtgttgctcggcaaAGCCAATACTCGAGCTACATTGCTAAGCCAATCTAGTCCCCATTGCCCGAGCAATGTTGCTCGGCCAGTCATGTACAATCAGTTGCTACTCCATTCATTCAATATCCGAGCAGCTACTTAGCCAAATAtgggcccgagtagtgttgctcggccaagccaATGCTCGAGCTACGTTGCTCGGGCATCCAGTCCCTAGTGCTTGAGCAGTGTTGCCCGGCCAGTCATGTGTAATCAGTCGTTGCTTAGTTCATTCAATGTTCGAGCAATTGCTTGGCCAAACATGGGCCCGGGTAGTGTTGCTCGACCaagccaatgcccgagccaccCCTCGTGGCCAATCCAATGCTCGAGCCATGCCTCATgaccaatctaatgcccgagtcgcatctcggctaaTCCAATGCCCGAGCGATGCCTCGTGGCtactccaatgcccgagccacacctTGCGGCCAGTCTAATgctcgagtcgcatctcggctagtccaatgcccgagccatgcctcgcaaCCAGTCTAATGTtcaagtcacatctcggccagtcCAATGTTCGAGCCTTACCTCAAGGCTAGTCCAATGCCCGAACCACACCTCGCGGCTAGTTTGATGCCCGAGCCACCCCTCGCGACCAATCCAATTTTCGAGTCATGTCTTGGCTAGTCTTATGCCCAAGCAATGTAGCTCGAAGAGTCTAgcacccgagtagtgttgctcgaccaGCTTAGTTCCTAAGTTATGTCGCTTGACCAATCTAGCTCCCGATCAACCGACGATCGAACCACCAGTCCCAACACAATAGCCAACCCAACTAGCAAAAGGCACCAAGCCATGCCCCGAGCACCACCATGAGGAACTCGGGGCACACCTCTTTATTGGTGAACCTTTACGCCGTGGCCGAGGAGTCAGCATGGCTCGGTCCAATCCCGGATGTACAAGGTCGCCCACGCAGAGACTCGGGAAGCAAAAGTACGCATCGGGTTGGGTTGGGCTATGAGTCTTGTTATTTGCTTCTTCGTCGCCaacccctgcacacaggtcgagttCGGGAGAgggatttcccgactcgacccctccgaagcttaagttagcgCTGAGTGGAATAGGAGTAAGTTGAATGTACGAAAAGTCCTCCCCCTCCTGAttaaggagggttagcttttatacatgTGAGAATGAGTTAGTCGTACAAGGTCAATTAACTGCGATCAGCTCCTCGGGCGGCCAACTTAAGCTTTTGTGTGAGCGCTAACCGACCTGCATAGATCGGCATCGCGTGGTGCCGccccgagctttccgggatgaTTGTACCATGATGATGTTATTCGTACGGAGGAGGCGACAAGCGGCTGCCTGTCACGTGTGTATTGCCTGCCACTTCGAACTTGAAGTTTCACGTATGAATCGTTGTGTGTGATTACCTAGGTCTACATGGGCGATATCAAAATATATCGTATCACCAATTGCAAAGATTAACTACAACGACAAATGTGATGTTTTATATACTAAAGAGGGATGTAAAtaatatagatgatttttccaacgAATGAAAACCAAATTTAAATGTAAGACATATGTGTGTCTTCCTCTTTCCATTGGGCCATCACTTTTCCCGATTCACATGCAATTCTAATAAAGGGCTTGCATGATTGCATATGTGGAGCCAAAGGTGCCTTGAAATGCTCCTTGCACTTTGCGAGACATGGATTGGACCAGAATGGCAGGCACGGACCAATGGCACTGGATGAAGCTAGAGCCTTTCGTCGTTGAGAATGCTGCTTTTTGATGTCAACTCTGCTGATGCTGACTTGTCTTTCCCCAGAGAGATCAAAATATTTCTACTCGACATCTGAAAGTTACGATCGGTAGCATCAGTAGCCATCGCGTCATGGGGATCAGTAGGACAAGAGAGATGACAAGAATGTGATATTATAACTCCGAGGAACTgcaatttaaagagatcacatatCCCCTGATATCATGTTCGGCCCAATACAGCCCGTGATGGCCCGGTGGTAGTCAACCTtccgataaaaatatcttttttagcACTGCACAGAAAAATAGAATATTCTTCCTGGACGATAACGTAACAGTTCAGGTGACGTACCCAAAATCTCACCATTCGGCCCCGCTGTCCTATTCGTGGGAGCGCATCGTAGGATTAGACAGCTGGGGCGGAACGTTGGGGACGGTTTGACATCATCCTCATCCGATCGAGCAAATCACCCACGTCAGCGCGGTAAACCCACGGACGGTGAGCGGAACGCACAGCGAAGGGATAAGGGAAGGCGAACTGATATTCCGCACCGCAGTGAGGTTACCGCGTCGCCCTGCTGCCCGTTCTATAAATGCACGATGGAGGGGGCCTTAGGGTTTTTTGTGCTCTTCAGAGGCGGCTTGGTCTCTCCTGCCCCTCTTTCCCGTTCTGTTCATCAGGGTTCTGCTACGGTCCATTTCCATGGCGGCTTCTGATGTCGAGTACCGCTGCTTCGTCGGCGGCCTTGCCTGGTCCACCGATGACGTCTCCCTCGAGCGAGCCTTCAGTGCTTACGGCGAGATCGTC
Proteins encoded:
- the LOC135617982 gene encoding probable LRR receptor-like serine/threonine-protein kinase At2g16250, producing the protein MLGNDDDAMVVAYLNWRGSPCIGLRWVQTWTMLLLNAVALAALLGVAAGQGLSSPSDLAGLYSLRGSLGLRARDWPHRADPCSAWAGVRCSAGRVVSLHLSGLRRTRLGRLDPRFAVDGLRNLTRLRAFNASEFALPGPIPEWFGRLLPPSLAVLDLRYAAVVGPIPYSLGGTSGLVVLSLAGNAITGNVPPTLGKLGNLSVLDLSCNALTGSIPKSIVAIANLSYLDLSSNFLSGTVPLALGALPALKSLNLFNNSLTGSIPAQLGDLSSLIALDLSFNSLTGALPDDFRNLRKLQVLNLHNNSLTGGLTDSLFSGLSRLRFVRLSHNNFSGALPGSLWSLSELQILDFSYNNLTGMLPDLTPSIANVNTSSVILNLSNNIYHGSIPSGFQILFSRSRSVDISGNYFQGPFLMATRNKNVSFGLNCISDALNQRTPDDCERFYTKGELLKGSAMAPINPPAPSSTSGEKKGHWKLMYIVIVASGGALGLGILVTLVCCLRSCRREKSEQKEINEAASPSKQPSGISLNLSAVGEVFSYEQLAQATSDFSEFNLIKHGRSGDLYHGTLEGGVRVVVKRIDMRKFGKQDLAAELDLFARGLHERLVPFLGHCLDNANEKLLVYKCVPNNDLSAALHMKPGQEYLGLHPLDWIKRLKIAIGVAEALYYLHHECSPPIVHRDLQASSILLDDKYEVRLGSLSEVCAQEGEGHKNIITRLLRLSQAPEQDVSGPPATCSYDIYCFGKLLLELVTGKLGISGWNDAATVEWIEQTLLYVNVHEKELVAKIVDPLLVVDEDHLEEIWAITIVAKSCLNPKPSKRPHMGYILKALENPLKVVREDDNSGSGRLRATSSRGSWNAAFMGSWRNSSSDVVSVPGQSRENQMLRRSATTLSQGSGGDRSFSHKKPYKEIFPEPSATHDISDR